The following are encoded together in the Mammaliicoccus vitulinus genome:
- a CDS encoding MerR family transcriptional regulator, with the protein MEMTVKELAKIVGISVRTLHHYDDINLLNPSNISESGYRLYSEDNLDRLQQILFFKELDFPLKKIKEILDDSSFDKQEALNMHKKLLMNKRKRIDQMIQTIDQTTRHMKGEINMTKEEKFIGFDFNKNEYEAEAREKWGGKTVDHANKRIYNLSETEKKSKEEEMNEIFRAFAEYRETSPESEAAQSIVQRWYDYLNANIDYEYTLEVFDGIGEMYVADERFAKNIDKFGKGTSQFASEAIKAYVSKHS; encoded by the coding sequence ATGGAAATGACTGTTAAAGAACTAGCCAAAATAGTAGGTATAAGTGTGCGCACACTTCATCATTATGATGACATTAATTTGTTAAATCCATCTAACATTTCAGAATCTGGCTATAGACTTTACTCTGAAGACAATTTAGATAGACTTCAACAAATCTTATTTTTCAAAGAGCTTGATTTTCCTCTAAAAAAGATAAAAGAAATTCTCGACGATTCATCGTTTGATAAACAAGAAGCATTGAATATGCATAAGAAACTGTTAATGAATAAAAGAAAACGCATTGATCAAATGATACAAACGATAGATCAAACAACGAGACATATGAAAGGAGAAATAAACATGACTAAAGAAGAAAAATTTATAGGATTCGATTTCAATAAAAATGAATATGAAGCTGAAGCACGTGAAAAGTGGGGCGGTAAGACAGTGGATCATGCGAATAAGCGTATCTATAATTTATCTGAAACAGAAAAGAAATCAAAGGAAGAAGAAATGAATGAAATCTTTAGAGCATTTGCTGAATATCGAGAAACATCACCAGAATCTGAAGCTGCACAATCAATCGTACAAAGATGGTATGACTATTTAAACGCTAATATAGATTATGAATATACGTTAGAAGTCTTTGATGGAATTGGAGAAATGTATGTTGCTGATGAAAGATTCGCTAAAAATATAGATAAATTCGGTAAAGGAACTTCACAATTTGCTAGCGAAGCAATTAAAGCTTATGTTAGTAAACATTCATAA
- the pepF gene encoding oligoendopeptidase F, translated as MGQVLRNEVPTQETWDLSSLYHNNDAFYSSLKDLVSTVTAFNEKYVNQLNEISTIESALKDQADIIVSIIHLSTYAELLYSTDTSDDKSQKVAAQFSTTYGKVAGLLSFVESEILQLDEEAFNALIKQSEYPKYLSLLKRQKAHTLHPEVEKTLATFSPTFGAPYEMYGITKMLDIEFGTFEANGEEIPLDYVSFEGDYEVDSNTEVRRNAFKKFNEALRRYENTTAATYNAHVQKEKIESELRGYDSVIDFLLEPQDVTREMYDRQIDVISEELAPHMRRYAQLLKRTNQLDTLKFEDLRIPLDPTYEPDVSIEGSKAYIKDALSVLGEDYMEMVNDSYDKRWIDFPQNKGKQTGAYCASPYGVNPFIFISWTSKMTEVFVLAHELGHAGHFNLANAHQNVYEADCSMYFVEAPSTMNEMLMANSLLKKSDDPKFKRWVISSIISRTYYHNMVTHLLEAKYQREVYRRVDNGEALTAPLLNEIKKQVISDFWGDDVEITEGAELTWMRQPHYYMGLYPYTYSAGLTIGTAMSQRIEKEGQPAVEDWLNVLKSGGSKSPVELAELAGIDITTDKPLKETIAYIGSLIDQLEQLTDEIE; from the coding sequence ATGGGACAAGTATTAAGAAATGAAGTTCCTACTCAGGAAACGTGGGATCTTTCAAGCTTATATCATAATAATGATGCGTTTTATAGTTCATTAAAAGATTTAGTTAGCACTGTAACGGCTTTTAATGAAAAATATGTGAACCAATTAAATGAAATCTCAACTATAGAATCAGCTTTAAAAGATCAAGCTGACATTATTGTAAGCATTATACATTTAAGTACATATGCGGAATTATTATATTCTACAGACACTTCTGATGATAAGAGCCAAAAAGTAGCGGCACAATTTTCAACTACTTATGGAAAAGTAGCTGGCCTTCTATCATTTGTTGAATCAGAAATTTTACAGTTGGATGAAGAAGCGTTTAATGCTTTAATTAAGCAATCTGAATATCCTAAATATTTATCATTACTAAAACGTCAAAAAGCGCATACTTTACATCCAGAAGTTGAAAAAACGCTAGCTACGTTCTCACCTACTTTTGGTGCACCGTATGAAATGTATGGTATTACTAAAATGTTAGATATTGAATTCGGCACTTTTGAAGCTAATGGAGAGGAAATTCCTTTAGATTATGTGTCATTTGAAGGTGATTATGAAGTTGATTCAAACACTGAAGTGAGAAGAAATGCTTTCAAGAAATTTAATGAAGCATTACGTCGTTATGAAAACACGACTGCAGCAACATACAATGCGCATGTTCAAAAGGAAAAAATAGAATCTGAATTACGTGGTTATGATTCTGTAATAGATTTCTTATTAGAGCCTCAAGATGTAACGAGAGAAATGTATGATCGACAAATTGATGTTATTTCTGAAGAATTAGCACCACACATGCGAAGATATGCGCAATTACTAAAGCGTACTAATCAATTGGATACGTTGAAATTTGAAGACTTACGTATACCTTTAGACCCTACGTACGAACCAGATGTTTCTATTGAAGGTTCTAAAGCGTATATTAAGGATGCTTTGAGTGTTCTTGGAGAAGACTATATGGAAATGGTGAATGACAGCTATGATAAACGCTGGATAGATTTCCCTCAAAATAAAGGGAAACAAACAGGTGCTTATTGTGCTAGTCCATATGGCGTCAATCCATTTATTTTTATTTCATGGACAAGTAAAATGACAGAAGTATTTGTATTGGCTCATGAATTAGGACATGCAGGACATTTTAATTTAGCAAATGCTCATCAAAATGTCTATGAAGCTGATTGCTCAATGTACTTTGTAGAAGCGCCATCTACAATGAATGAAATGCTGATGGCCAATAGCTTGTTGAAAAAATCAGATGATCCTAAATTTAAGCGCTGGGTAATCAGTTCTATTATTTCTAGAACATATTATCATAATATGGTAACGCATTTACTAGAAGCTAAATACCAAAGAGAAGTATATAGACGTGTCGATAATGGTGAAGCTTTAACTGCCCCACTTCTCAATGAAATTAAGAAACAAGTGATTTCTGACTTTTGGGGAGACGATGTTGAAATCACTGAAGGTGCTGAATTAACTTGGATGCGCCAACCACACTACTATATGGGCTTATACCCTTACACATATTCTGCAGGACTGACGATTGGTACAGCGATGAGCCAAAGAATTGAAAAAGAAGGCCAACCTGCAGTTGAAGATTGGTTAAATGTCTTGAAATCTGGTGGTTCAAAATCACCAGTTGAACTTGCAGAATTAGCAGGCATCGATATCACGACTGATAAGCCTCTAAAAGAAACAATCGCCTATATTGGTAGTTTAATCGATCAACTTGAACAATTAACTGATGAAATCGAATAA
- a CDS encoding aspartate-semialdehyde dehydrogenase, whose amino-acid sequence MTKLAVVGATGLVGEKVLEVLDRKNVPFDELVLFSSPRSAGKEVEFQGKTYTVEALTEEKTDGQFDYVIMSAGGGTSKAFAPLFEKHGAIVIDNSSQWRMHEGIDLIVPEVNEPKLDRKIIANPNCSTIQSVVPLKPLLDTFGLKRVAYTTYQAVSGSGLAGREDLSNGEKGEAPKNYPHPIYNNVLPHIDVFLEDGYTKEEQKMIEETRKILDQPSLNVTATCVRVPVQDSHSVHMNVTLDKEATVEDIKNLFKEDDRVVLVDNVENNEYPLAIHSTGKDEVFVGRIRKDDSLDNTFHIWCTSDNLLKGASLNAVQVLEQVMQLNK is encoded by the coding sequence ATGACAAAATTAGCAGTTGTAGGTGCAACAGGTTTAGTAGGAGAAAAAGTATTAGAAGTATTAGATAGAAAGAATGTACCATTTGATGAACTAGTACTATTTTCATCACCAAGATCAGCAGGTAAAGAAGTTGAATTTCAAGGAAAAACATATACTGTTGAAGCTTTAACGGAAGAAAAAACAGATGGTCAATTTGATTATGTGATTATGAGCGCTGGTGGCGGAACAAGTAAAGCATTCGCACCACTCTTTGAAAAACATGGCGCTATTGTTATAGATAATTCTAGTCAATGGAGAATGCATGAAGGTATTGATTTAATCGTTCCAGAAGTTAACGAACCGAAATTAGATCGTAAAATCATTGCGAATCCGAACTGTTCAACTATTCAATCAGTCGTGCCATTGAAACCTTTATTAGATACATTTGGTTTAAAAAGAGTTGCTTATACAACTTACCAAGCAGTATCAGGTTCGGGACTTGCTGGTCGTGAAGATTTGTCTAATGGTGAAAAAGGTGAAGCACCTAAGAACTACCCTCACCCAATATATAATAACGTGTTACCACATATAGATGTATTTTTAGAAGATGGTTATACAAAAGAAGAACAAAAGATGATTGAAGAAACGAGAAAAATTTTAGATCAACCGTCTCTAAATGTTACAGCGACTTGTGTGCGTGTACCTGTACAAGATAGCCACAGTGTCCACATGAACGTAACATTAGATAAAGAAGCAACAGTTGAAGACATCAAGAACTTATTTAAAGAAGATGATCGAGTTGTATTAGTAGACAATGTTGAAAATAACGAATACCCATTAGCTATACACTCTACTGGTAAAGATGAAGTATTTGTTGGAAGAATTCGTAAAGATGATTCTTTAGATAATACTTTCCATATTTGGTGTACTTCAGATAATTTACTAAAAGGTGCAAGTTTAAATGCAGTTCAAGTGTTAGAACAAGTTATGCAATTAAATAAATAA
- a CDS encoding S1 RNA-binding domain-containing protein, which yields MTNDTDTLVGRIDFLKVDRLEGSTYHLLGPNSERIKMNASEVGEDDQLEIGEDYSFFVYPSRSGELFATQNMPSITKDRYDWVKVLRVDRDGASVDVGLPREVSIPWEDLPKVEELWPQNGDMIFCTLRIDSHSQMFARLATETIVDTMFKVAEESILHQHVTARPYRLLRVGTFLLSKEGYKIFVHESERRHEPRLGEEMDVRIIGVKENGELNGSFLPLAHERLDEDGQVIFDLLVEYDGELPFWDKSNPEAIKEVFNMSKASFKRAIGRLYKQKLITIETGKITITQKGWSQVKKED from the coding sequence ATGACAAATGATACAGATACACTTGTAGGTCGCATAGACTTTTTAAAAGTGGATAGATTAGAAGGTTCAACATACCATTTACTTGGACCAAATAGTGAAAGAATTAAAATGAATGCTTCAGAAGTAGGCGAAGATGATCAGTTAGAAATAGGAGAAGATTATAGTTTCTTCGTATATCCAAGTCGATCAGGAGAATTATTCGCTACTCAAAACATGCCTTCAATAACAAAAGACCGTTATGATTGGGTAAAAGTATTAAGAGTAGACAGAGATGGCGCATCAGTAGATGTAGGATTACCAAGAGAAGTATCAATACCTTGGGAAGATTTACCAAAAGTAGAAGAATTGTGGCCACAAAATGGTGACATGATTTTCTGTACACTTAGAATAGATAGTCATAGTCAAATGTTTGCGAGGTTAGCAACTGAAACAATCGTTGACACAATGTTTAAAGTCGCAGAAGAATCAATATTACATCAACACGTTACAGCTAGACCTTATAGATTATTAAGAGTAGGTACTTTCTTATTATCTAAAGAAGGCTACAAAATATTTGTACACGAATCAGAACGTAGACATGAACCAAGACTTGGTGAAGAAATGGACGTTAGAATCATCGGCGTAAAAGAAAACGGTGAACTAAACGGATCATTCTTACCATTAGCTCATGAAAGATTAGACGAAGATGGCCAAGTTATATTCGATTTACTCGTAGAATATGATGGAGAACTGCCATTTTGGGATAAATCAAACCCTGAAGCTATAAAAGAAGTATTTAATATGAGTAAAGCTAGCTTTAAACGAGCAATCGGTAGATTATACAAACAAAAGCTCATTACAATAGAGACAGGTAAAATCACCATCACTCAAAAAGGCTGGTCTCAAGTTAAAAAAGAAGATTAA
- a CDS encoding ABC-F family ATP-binding cassette domain-containing protein: MLQVTNVSLRFGDRKLFEDVSIKFIPGNCYGLIGANGAGKSTFLKVLSGELDSQSGHVSLGKDERLAVLKQDHFSHEDEKVIDVVLKGHEKLWQVMTEKNEIYMKPDFSDEDGMRAAELEGEFGEMNGWNAEADASVLLSGLGIKDELHDKQMSELENNQKVKVLLAQSLFGDPDVLLLDEPTNGLDIKAIAWLEDFLFNFENTVIVVSHDRHFLNNVCTHIADLDYGKIKLFVGNYDFWYQSSQLVSQMAQDQNKKKEERIKELEDFIARFSANASKSKQATSRKKMLDKIELDDIQPSSRRYPYVNFTMDRDVGNELLQVQGVSKTIDGKKVLSNVSFTMNPNDKAVLIGESEIAKTTLLRILAGELEPDEGTVKWGVTTSQSYLPKDNSEFFEGVNLNLVDWLRQYAPPEEQTETFLRGFLGRMLFSGEEVKKKANVLSGGEKVRCMLSKMMLSSSNVLLLDEPTNHLDLESITAVNDGLKNFKGSLIFTSFDFEFINTIANRVIDIKEDGVISKEITYEEYLKDSGLL, encoded by the coding sequence ATGTTACAAGTCACTAATGTAAGTTTGCGATTTGGCGATCGTAAGCTATTTGAAGATGTAAGTATTAAGTTCATACCAGGAAACTGTTACGGACTTATTGGCGCTAATGGCGCAGGAAAATCAACGTTCTTAAAAGTCTTATCTGGGGAATTGGATTCTCAATCAGGCCACGTTTCACTTGGTAAAGATGAACGTCTAGCAGTATTAAAACAAGATCACTTTTCACATGAAGATGAAAAAGTAATCGATGTTGTATTAAAAGGTCATGAAAAATTATGGCAAGTTATGACTGAAAAGAATGAAATTTATATGAAACCAGATTTCTCTGATGAAGACGGTATGCGTGCAGCAGAGCTTGAAGGTGAATTTGGTGAAATGAATGGATGGAACGCTGAAGCGGATGCATCTGTTTTACTTTCAGGTTTAGGTATTAAAGATGAGTTGCATGACAAACAAATGTCTGAGTTAGAAAACAATCAAAAAGTTAAAGTGTTACTTGCACAAAGTTTATTTGGTGATCCAGATGTTCTATTACTAGATGAACCTACAAACGGTTTAGATATTAAGGCAATTGCTTGGTTAGAAGATTTCTTATTTAATTTTGAGAATACTGTTATTGTCGTATCACATGATAGACACTTTTTAAACAACGTATGTACGCATATTGCTGACTTAGATTACGGTAAAATTAAATTATTTGTTGGGAACTACGACTTCTGGTATCAATCAAGTCAACTTGTTTCTCAAATGGCTCAAGATCAAAACAAGAAAAAAGAAGAACGTATTAAAGAATTAGAAGACTTTATTGCTCGATTTAGCGCTAACGCTTCTAAATCTAAACAAGCAACAAGTCGTAAGAAAATGTTAGATAAAATTGAACTTGATGATATTCAACCATCATCAAGACGTTACCCATACGTTAATTTCACTATGGATAGAGATGTTGGTAACGAATTATTACAAGTTCAAGGTGTTTCTAAAACAATTGACGGTAAAAAAGTATTAAGCAATGTATCGTTCACGATGAATCCTAATGATAAAGCAGTATTAATAGGAGAAAGTGAAATTGCTAAAACTACCCTACTACGTATTTTAGCTGGAGAACTTGAACCTGATGAAGGAACAGTTAAATGGGGCGTTACGACAAGTCAGTCTTATTTACCAAAAGATAACTCAGAGTTCTTTGAAGGTGTTAATTTGAACTTAGTTGATTGGTTAAGACAATATGCACCACCAGAAGAACAAACAGAAACATTCTTAAGAGGATTCTTAGGACGTATGTTATTTAGTGGTGAAGAAGTTAAGAAAAAAGCAAACGTACTTTCAGGTGGAGAAAAAGTAAGATGTATGTTAAGTAAAATGATGTTGTCAAGCTCTAACGTATTATTATTAGACGAGCCAACTAACCACTTAGACTTAGAAAGTATTACTGCAGTAAATGATGGATTGAAGAATTTCAAAGGTTCTTTAATTTTCACATCATTTGACTTCGAGTTTATTAACACAATTGCAAATAGAGTTATAGATATTAAAGAAGACGGTGTTATTTCTAAAGAAATCACTTATGAAGAATACTTGAAAGATTCAGGTCTTTTATAA
- a CDS encoding GNAT family N-acetyltransferase: protein MNREPQYDLTLETSRLILMAGEQVLAYKKTIKDELLHSAGTLKEWVSFFNYNFDEFKAIDFINKTTDMNYNKQILRYFLFDKETKTFVGSIVLQDIDLRIPSCEIGYWTVVSAQGKGYMTEAIQFVTRYLIETHQFARIEAYIDVKNSKSIQTIERCNYEREGTLKNSDLSANQSKLINEALYAITTPIHFK from the coding sequence ATGAACAGAGAACCTCAATATGACTTAACTTTAGAAACATCTCGCTTAATACTTATGGCTGGAGAACAAGTATTAGCATATAAAAAAACGATTAAAGATGAATTACTCCATTCTGCTGGTACATTAAAAGAATGGGTTTCATTTTTCAATTATAATTTCGATGAATTTAAAGCGATAGATTTTATCAATAAAACAACAGATATGAACTATAACAAGCAAATTTTAAGATATTTTCTTTTTGATAAAGAAACTAAAACATTCGTTGGTTCAATAGTGTTGCAAGATATAGACTTAAGAATACCTTCTTGTGAAATTGGATATTGGACGGTCGTGTCAGCTCAAGGTAAAGGCTATATGACTGAAGCAATTCAATTTGTTACACGCTATTTAATTGAAACACATCAATTTGCAAGGATTGAAGCATATATTGACGTTAAAAACAGTAAAAGTATACAAACAATTGAAAGATGTAATTATGAACGTGAAGGTACATTGAAGAATTCTGATTTAAGTGCCAATCAATCAAAATTAATCAATGAAGCATTATATGCCATTACAACACCTATTCATTTTAAATAA
- the dapA gene encoding 4-hydroxy-tetrahydrodipicolinate synthase, with product MSHIFTGVGVALTTPFTNEDVDYEAFENHIEFLIENGVKSIIINGTTAENPTLTAEERNALLECGIKKVNGRVPVIAGTGTNNTQASIEASIKAKELGADAIMLITPYYNKTSQRGLIAHFTKIANEVALPVVLYNVPSRTNMTIEIDTVLKLSENPYIVALKDATGDLEYAKTLKSKLPSDFALYSGNDDNMYDYYRLGGDGLISVVANAIPFETQQLYDYVSNDQLEQATALNAEIVTLLNHLSVDVNPVPIKLLTSELGFGQYEVRLPLVTLEEKERTILSEAFNTFKDGVKQ from the coding sequence ATGTCACATATTTTTACGGGTGTGGGCGTTGCCCTAACAACACCATTTACAAACGAGGATGTAGACTACGAAGCATTTGAAAATCATATAGAATTTTTAATAGAGAATGGCGTTAAAAGTATTATTATCAACGGTACAACAGCTGAGAACCCAACATTGACAGCTGAAGAAAGAAACGCTTTATTAGAATGCGGTATTAAAAAAGTGAATGGCCGTGTGCCTGTTATTGCAGGAACAGGTACAAATAATACACAAGCTTCAATTGAGGCATCTATTAAAGCAAAAGAATTAGGTGCAGATGCAATTATGTTAATTACACCTTACTATAATAAAACGAGTCAACGAGGTTTAATTGCGCATTTCACTAAAATTGCCAATGAAGTTGCATTGCCAGTCGTTCTATACAATGTGCCTTCAAGAACGAACATGACGATAGAAATTGATACGGTGCTTAAATTAAGTGAAAATCCATATATCGTTGCACTTAAAGATGCAACTGGCGATTTAGAATATGCAAAAACTTTAAAAAGTAAATTACCAAGTGATTTTGCTTTATATAGTGGCAATGATGACAATATGTACGATTATTATCGTCTAGGTGGCGATGGACTTATTTCCGTAGTTGCTAACGCGATACCATTTGAAACACAACAATTATATGATTACGTTTCAAATGATCAATTAGAACAAGCTACTGCTTTAAATGCAGAAATTGTGACTTTATTAAATCACTTAAGTGTCGATGTTAATCCAGTACCAATTAAGTTACTCACTTCTGAATTAGGATTTGGGCAATATGAAGTGAGATTACCACTTGTAACTTTAGAGGAAAAAGAAAGAACTATTTTAAGTGAAGCATTTAATACTTTCAAAGATGGTGTAAAACAATGA
- a CDS encoding DeoR/GlpR family DNA-binding transcription regulator — MKLKVDRHRFIMDELNRELSVKVSALSEKMSVAEMTIRRDLQELENEGLLNRIHGGAKLKEERLYNEKSHKEKQTINVSNKLKIAKKCGDLINNEDIIFIGSGSTNELIYDFIKDKNLSIFTNSLDIFLQYKDLSNIDILLVGGRFRSKTGTFIGHFANKMMEDFHVAKAFVGVSGIYDQKLTTANEEEGKGIHIILEHAKLKYITADSTKFGVQALYNFYNTDDVDAVISDDEVTEDILEAYPNKII; from the coding sequence GTGAAACTAAAAGTTGATAGGCATAGATTCATTATGGATGAACTAAACCGCGAGCTATCGGTTAAAGTGTCTGCCCTTTCTGAAAAAATGAGTGTTGCTGAAATGACTATTCGAAGAGATTTACAAGAATTAGAGAATGAAGGCTTGTTAAATAGAATCCATGGTGGCGCAAAATTGAAAGAAGAACGTTTATATAATGAGAAATCTCATAAAGAAAAACAAACTATCAATGTGTCCAATAAATTAAAAATTGCCAAAAAATGTGGAGATTTAATAAATAATGAAGATATCATCTTTATTGGTTCAGGCTCAACAAACGAACTGATATATGATTTTATTAAAGACAAGAATTTAAGTATCTTTACTAATTCACTTGATATATTTTTACAGTATAAGGATTTATCAAATATAGATATTTTACTTGTTGGTGGAAGATTTAGATCTAAAACTGGCACATTTATCGGACACTTTGCTAATAAAATGATGGAAGACTTTCATGTTGCAAAAGCATTTGTAGGTGTAAGTGGTATATATGATCAGAAGCTGACGACTGCTAATGAAGAAGAAGGAAAAGGCATCCATATTATACTTGAGCATGCCAAGTTAAAATATATTACAGCGGATAGTACGAAATTTGGTGTACAAGCTTTATATAATTTCTATAATACCGATGATGTTGATGCTGTAATATCAGACGATGAAGTGACAGAAGATATACTAGAAGCCTATCCTAATAAAATTATTTGA
- a CDS encoding aspartate kinase, with protein MKQSVLKFGGTSVGDFNKIKNIAYMLKSRVDNGEQLVVVVSAMGKTTDSLLENISALTSRPKDEHLAMLLTTGEQQTISYLSMVLNDIGVQTKAMTGYQAGIKTVGHHLKSKIAEIDALRFETAFETNDILVVAGFQGVNDHLEITTLGRGGSDTTAVAIAASIDTSCEIYTDVEGVYGTDPRIYKEAKLLNEVSYEEMMEMSALGAGVLESRSVEIAKNYNTPLYLGRTLSNVKGTWIMPQTEILEKKAVTGVALDKHMIHVTLTYPMQNFALLQNLFDALEEQSMNVDMISQIENQQGLQLSFTIKDSEVVQIEQIIESLTEDYPHLRYKMKDNYAKLSVIGTGMRDMSGIASKAFRTLISHDIRFYQTTTSEISISYVVDRDSGETAVRTLSEAFNI; from the coding sequence TTGAAGCAAAGTGTATTAAAGTTTGGCGGTACGTCCGTCGGTGATTTTAACAAGATTAAAAACATCGCGTATATGTTGAAATCACGCGTTGATAATGGAGAACAATTAGTAGTAGTGGTTAGCGCTATGGGTAAAACGACAGATTCTTTACTTGAGAATATTAGCGCACTAACCTCTCGACCTAAAGATGAACATTTAGCTATGCTTTTAACAACTGGAGAACAACAGACTATTTCATATCTTTCTATGGTATTAAATGATATAGGTGTTCAAACGAAAGCAATGACGGGTTATCAAGCTGGTATTAAAACGGTTGGTCATCATTTGAAAAGTAAAATCGCAGAAATTGATGCGTTACGATTTGAAACAGCTTTTGAAACGAATGACATACTCGTTGTTGCAGGATTTCAAGGTGTAAATGATCATTTAGAAATTACCACTTTAGGTCGTGGTGGTTCTGATACAACAGCAGTTGCGATTGCAGCGAGCATCGATACATCATGTGAAATCTATACAGATGTCGAAGGTGTATATGGTACTGATCCTAGAATTTATAAAGAAGCGAAGTTATTAAATGAAGTTTCTTATGAAGAAATGATGGAAATGAGCGCTCTAGGTGCAGGTGTATTAGAATCAAGAAGTGTTGAAATCGCTAAAAATTACAATACACCTCTTTATCTTGGTAGAACATTATCGAACGTGAAAGGAACATGGATTATGCCACAAACAGAGATTTTAGAGAAAAAAGCAGTCACAGGAGTCGCATTAGATAAACATATGATTCATGTTACTTTAACTTATCCAATGCAAAACTTCGCATTATTACAAAATTTGTTTGATGCTTTAGAAGAACAATCAATGAATGTTGATATGATTTCACAAATTGAAAATCAACAAGGATTACAGCTTTCATTTACGATTAAAGACTCAGAAGTTGTACAAATCGAACAAATTATTGAAAGCTTAACTGAGGATTACCCTCACCTGCGTTACAAAATGAAAGATAATTACGCGAAACTTTCTGTAATCGGAACTGGTATGAGAGATATGTCTGGAATAGCTTCAAAAGCTTTTCGTACTTTAATTAGTCATGACATACGCTTTTATCAAACAACGACTTCAGAAATTAGTATTTCTTATGTCGTTGATCGTGATTCAGGTGAAACTGCCGTTCGAACTTTAAGTGAAGCGTTTAATATATAA